In Armatimonadota bacterium, one DNA window encodes the following:
- a CDS encoding fumarylacetoacetate hydrolase family protein, giving the protein MRLATYQAGREARVGFVVGDRIVDLEAVARQRRVRVPREMVDVIAEVPLTVLRTLAREAQAWVAAGRPAPPVHRTRLLAPVPRPRKNIVCMGRNYAEHAREGGVAPPEVPVFFTKPPTAVVGPDAPVVCHPVTQQLDYEVELAVVFGRRGRNIPAARALDYVFGYTILNDVTARDLQRRHQQWFKGKSLDTFAPLGPWIVHRSALPDPQALSLRMRINGEIRQDSTTAKMIFSVAQLIETLSAGMTVEPGDILATGTPEGVGMGFSPPRWLQPGDVMEAEVEGIGVLRNQVVAPR; this is encoded by the coding sequence GTGAGGCTGGCGACGTATCAGGCAGGGCGCGAGGCGCGGGTGGGATTCGTGGTGGGCGACAGGATCGTGGACCTGGAGGCGGTGGCCCGCCAGCGGCGGGTGCGGGTGCCCCGGGAGATGGTGGACGTCATCGCCGAGGTGCCCCTCACGGTCCTGCGGACGCTGGCCCGCGAGGCCCAGGCGTGGGTGGCCGCCGGACGTCCCGCCCCGCCCGTGCACCGGACCCGCCTGCTGGCCCCCGTCCCGCGGCCCCGCAAGAACATCGTGTGCATGGGCCGCAACTACGCCGAGCACGCCCGGGAAGGCGGAGTGGCGCCGCCGGAGGTGCCGGTGTTCTTCACCAAGCCCCCCACGGCGGTGGTGGGACCCGACGCACCGGTGGTCTGCCACCCGGTGACCCAGCAGCTGGACTACGAGGTGGAACTGGCCGTGGTCTTCGGGAGGCGCGGCCGCAACATCCCCGCCGCCCGGGCCCTGGACTACGTCTTCGGCTACACCATCCTCAACGACGTGACCGCCCGGGACCTGCAGCGCCGCCACCAGCAGTGGTTCAAGGGCAAGTCCCTGGACACGTTCGCCCCCCTGGGGCCGTGGATCGTCCACCGCTCGGCCCTGCCCGACCCCCAGGCCCTGTCGCTGCGGATGCGGATCAACGGGGAGATCCGCCAGGATTCCACCACCGCCAAGATGATCTTCTCGGTGGCGCAGCTGATCGAAACCCTGTCGGCGGGGATGACCGTGGAGCCCGGCGACATCCTGGCCACCGGCACCCCCGAAGGGGTGGGGATGGGGTTCTCCCCGCCCCGGTGGCTGCAGCCCGGCGACGTGATGGAGGCGGAGGTGGAGGGCATCGGGGTCCTGCGCAACCAGGTGGTCGCGCCGCGCTGA
- a CDS encoding IclR family transcriptional regulator, translated as MDAVPDSGKLKTLQKAIELLRCFDAAHPVLGISDLSRRLDLPRSVVYRIATTLKSEGLLEQEVGSRRYRIGIGLFDLGARYTHRHRWLPLALEALKDLVASTGHTGYVGVLAGPDVVVLASEAGAYRVRLVVKPGERFPAYATAIGKALLARLPDEEVARLYGNMPLIPLTRATLREIPALLAELGRTRTRRYAVADQETFDGIKAAGIGFTSTADDESFALSVSYPIAGVSPQDEQRIVEALLLRGERLGRALGDRWWDTAAGRPRRR; from the coding sequence ATGGATGCTGTTCCGGATTCCGGAAAACTTAAGACCCTCCAAAAGGCTATCGAACTGCTCCGCTGTTTCGATGCTGCCCACCCGGTTCTCGGCATCTCCGACCTCAGCCGCCGCCTGGACCTGCCGCGCAGCGTGGTGTACCGCATCGCCACCACGCTGAAATCGGAAGGCCTCCTGGAACAGGAAGTCGGGTCGCGACGGTATCGCATCGGCATCGGGCTGTTCGATCTGGGGGCGCGCTACACGCACCGCCACCGATGGCTGCCGCTGGCCCTGGAGGCGCTGAAGGATCTTGTGGCCTCCACCGGCCACACCGGGTACGTCGGCGTCCTGGCTGGCCCCGACGTCGTGGTGCTGGCATCGGAGGCCGGCGCTTACCGGGTGCGTCTCGTGGTCAAACCGGGCGAGCGGTTCCCGGCGTACGCTACGGCGATCGGCAAAGCGCTCCTGGCCCGCCTGCCGGATGAAGAGGTGGCGCGCCTCTATGGCAACATGCCGCTGATCCCTCTCACCCGAGCCACCTTGCGCGAGATTCCCGCGCTCCTGGCCGAGCTCGGGCGGACCCGGACCCGGCGCTACGCCGTCGCCGACCAGGAGACCTTCGACGGGATCAAGGCCGCGGGCATCGGGTTCACCAGTACCGCGGACGACGAATCCTTCGCCCTCAGCGTCTCCTATCCGATCGCCGGTGTCTCCCCACAGGACGAGCAGCGCATCGTCGAGGCCCTGCTCCTGCGGGGCGAGCGCCTGGGCCGGGCCCTCGGAGATCGCTGGTGGGATACGGCAGCAGGGAGGCCGCGACGCCGATGA
- a CDS encoding ABC transporter permease, which yields MGYGSREAATPMNDVALPGIRGEIRSLGAAVQGRPYLALAALPLVFFGVFLVYPLALMFLVSIRNYAPAQIVGDRLTLENYLRFLLDPFYRRILLSTLRLAAVVSAAALLLAYPLAYYLSRTTSRVKGWLIFLLLTPLMVGIVVRTYGWIVLLGRNGTVNQLLLALGLVQEPVRILFTETAVVLGLIEILLPYMIFPLISALQKVDPTLEAAAASLGAGPLEVLRRVVLPLSLPGIVSGTVIVFTLSAGAIVTPAVLGGPRTQTMGTLIYQLMTATLNWPFGSAVAFILLAFEAFPVFLFFAATARGRAGRGP from the coding sequence GTGGGATACGGCAGCAGGGAGGCCGCGACGCCGATGAACGACGTCGCGCTCCCCGGAATTCGGGGCGAAATCCGCTCGTTGGGAGCGGCGGTGCAGGGCCGGCCCTACCTCGCGCTGGCGGCGCTTCCCCTGGTTTTCTTCGGGGTTTTTCTCGTCTATCCGCTGGCGCTGATGTTCCTCGTCAGCATTCGCAACTACGCGCCGGCCCAGATCGTCGGGGACCGCCTCACGTTGGAGAACTACCTGCGGTTTCTCCTCGACCCGTTCTATCGCCGGATCCTGCTCTCCACCCTCCGCCTGGCGGCGGTCGTAAGCGCCGCCGCTCTGCTCCTCGCCTATCCCTTGGCCTATTATCTTTCCCGAACGACCAGCCGGGTCAAAGGGTGGCTCATCTTCCTGCTGCTGACGCCGCTCATGGTCGGGATCGTCGTCCGTACCTACGGCTGGATCGTCCTGCTGGGGCGCAACGGCACCGTCAACCAGTTGCTGCTGGCCCTGGGTCTCGTCCAGGAGCCGGTGCGCATCCTGTTTACGGAGACTGCCGTCGTCCTGGGCCTGATCGAGATCCTCCTGCCCTACATGATCTTTCCCCTGATCTCCGCCTTGCAGAAGGTGGACCCCACGCTGGAAGCGGCGGCCGCCTCCCTGGGCGCCGGCCCGCTGGAGGTGCTGCGGCGCGTGGTGTTGCCCCTCAGTCTGCCGGGCATCGTCTCGGGCACGGTGATCGTCTTCACCCTGTCCGCGGGCGCGATCGTGACCCCGGCCGTCCTGGGCGGCCCGCGCACACAGACCATGGGGACGCTGATCTACCAGCTCATGACCGCCACGTTAAACTGGCCTTTCGGCTCCGCCGTCGCCTTCATCCTCCTGGCCTTTGAAGCCTTCCCCGTCTTCCTCTTCTTCGCCGCGACGGCCCGAGGGCGGGCCGGGAGGGGACCATGA
- a CDS encoding ABC transporter permease → MTLLRALGRLYLVSVFVFLLAPVVVAVLTSFNPTRLNLFPPQGVSLIWYREFLQADNFTHAFVAVSLKLALIVAVVTGLLALPAAYALSRYRFRGRTLLQTLFLSPMMVPQMVVGIALLLFFARYTFADELRIVVGHTLIALPIAIRAITASLEGSDPQLEEAALSLGANPLQTFARVTAPLIGSGLLAAMLFAFTLSFTDVNVALFLTGPRTTTLPVEVFAYLRWESTPVIAAIAAVQVAMILVIALVIHRLAGLDAVVRY, encoded by the coding sequence ATGACGTTGCTCCGGGCGCTGGGACGTCTGTACCTCGTGTCGGTCTTTGTCTTTCTCCTCGCCCCCGTCGTGGTCGCCGTGCTCACATCTTTCAACCCGACCCGGCTGAACCTGTTCCCCCCGCAGGGAGTCTCGCTCATCTGGTATCGGGAGTTCCTCCAGGCCGACAACTTCACCCACGCCTTCGTTGCCGTGAGCTTGAAGCTGGCCCTGATCGTCGCTGTCGTCACGGGGCTCCTGGCCCTGCCCGCGGCGTATGCGCTCAGCCGCTATCGGTTCCGAGGACGCACCCTGCTTCAGACGCTGTTCCTGTCGCCGATGATGGTCCCCCAGATGGTGGTGGGGATCGCCCTGCTGCTGTTCTTTGCCCGTTACACCTTCGCCGATGAGCTCCGCATCGTGGTTGGCCACACGCTCATCGCCCTACCCATCGCCATCCGGGCCATCACGGCCAGCCTGGAGGGCAGTGATCCCCAACTGGAGGAGGCAGCTCTGAGCCTGGGTGCCAATCCCCTGCAGACCTTCGCCCGTGTCACGGCGCCGCTGATCGGATCGGGGCTGCTGGCCGCGATGCTGTTCGCCTTCACCCTCTCTTTCACCGACGTAAACGTGGCCCTGTTTCTCACCGGGCCGCGGACCACGACGCTGCCGGTGGAGGTGTTCGCCTACCTGCGCTGGGAGAGCACGCCCGTGATCGCCGCGATTGCCGCGGTGCAGGTGGCGATGATCCTGGTCATCGCGCTGGTGATTCACCGGCTGGCCGGGTTGGATGCTGTCGTGAGGTACTGA